The window agagggaaggttggtggtGTCTGCCATATgggagagggaaggttggtggtGTCTGCCCTATAtggagagggaaggttggtggtGTCTGCCCTTATTGGAGAGGGAGGTTGTGGTGTCTGCTATAtggagagggaaggttggtggtCGTTGCCCTATAtggagagggaaggttggtggtGTCTGCCCTATAtggagagggaaggttggtggtGTCTGCCCTATATGGAGAGGGAAGTTGGTGGTCTGCCTAGAGGCGTTGGTGGTCTGCCCTATAtggagagggaaggttggtggtGTCTGCCCTATATGGAGATGAAGGACTTTTCTACTGATACCGAGGAGAGACAGAGCTGAAACAAGATGCTGTAATGTAATGGTAATGCTCTACTAACACTCTAATGACCCAGCTAGGAGACGGAACGCCGTCTCAGCTGCATAACGTGGCCGATCAGTAACGGTAACTACAAACCCACAAATGAAACACTCCTTGGCTCCCTTTCATGGAACGTGTATGGTGTGACGTCTGGGGAGAAGAGACCATGATCCCAATCATATACTTTGGTGAAGCAATCAGGAGATATCTAGTGCTCAACAACCTATACAAGCAGCTAGTTGTGTTAATATCGCCACACACAAAGCAAATGAGCGGTTACACAGTCAAAATCATCCACTAGCAGAAGCAAAGGCGCCTATGTAAACACAAGATGTGAATCAGTAATGTCACATGCAAAGCAGCCTGTTGTATTACAGCAGCCAGTAGCCAAACAGCAGGAAACACAGTGTACAGAGACTGATCTCCAGAAGACGGGGAAACAAACCTCCAACATTAAAAGACTATGTCTGATATAAATTGAGTCACCCTCAGTTCTCTGAGTTCTTTTCTGTGAAGGAACAAAAAAAGAGAAGGGTGTGGGTTACAGAGTTCCACGTGACATCATGGCAGACGTCACAACGTGACTGCATTGTtgcactgggggggggggttctagaGGAGTGGGGGTGGTGAGGGGTCTGCATGCAGAGTGGCCTGGAGTTCTGGGGGCCACAAGGGCCCTCGAATCCCAGATGTGCAAAGCAGGGGACCCAAGACAGGGCTATTAGAGTGGGTGTCTTGAAGGGGTGGGGGGACAAAGGTGAAGGGTCAGGCAGGAATACAGTACTCGATAGAAACACTAGTCATCATGAAAACCTAGTCCTGTGTCATGCATGTAAATGCAGCAGCCAATGAGGGATCTTCTTTCAACATTCATTCTTCAAATGCCTTTTCTTCCTGTCTGGACTGATGTACAAACCAAAAGCATATGTAATGTACCTCATATACGTCATCTCAGTCTGTGCACATGACCAATACCAACGCTGTTGTCATAGACAATGTCTGACTTGAACATGAGGTCAACTCAAAGACCGTGTCGTTTGTGAGCAGTATTCAAATGAAAGCAGGAGAATAAAAWGAGGAGAGGGTGAAGTTAGTCTTATGGATGGGAGACTTGGCAGTGGTGTAAGTTAGAATGGGAGTGGAGTGACTACAATACTAATATAATGCACAAGCAGGAGTCGGGACAAGGTCAAAGGTCTGACCTTCCTCATTTGCACCGGCTCCTCAGTGTCCGTCTGCTCAGACTGGAGTTACCCcaggcatggaggaggagagaaggcatAATGACATTACAATCCTCCACTAGGAGCCCCGTCCCCGTCCATAGCAGAGCCATCTGAGGAACTTGTGGTCTGAGGTGTGTCTTYGTCACGGTATGTTACACTATCATTACTGTGACCAATGGAGGGCAAAAATGATGATGCACAGCTATTCTATTTTCTAACTATAGAAAAATCATCATATTATACTTGTCTTATAAATAATACTATGTGATGAATATAGCAATATCACTGCTGAGACCAGTCTATCTGTAACTTCTATGAgcagtgtatctgtgtgtgaggggtgaatgatgatgatgatccctGTACGGCAGGGGATTGTGGGAGTTGTAGTTCCTAGGTGCAGTACCTTGACCTCGGCTGAGCCCTCGTCCACCGCCTCCACGGTGACCTCCAGCTTCCTGTCRTCCTGGCGGGCTGGCAGCCTGATGGGGGTGGAGGTCTGGGGCTGCTGGAGGTCCAGGGGGGMCATGGGGATCCCTGCCTCCATCAGGGCTGCCTGGGAGAAGACTGGGGCGCTGACCGGACGGGCGGCCTTGTGGGTGGCCACCACTGgcgggagagagacaggacagagggagTGTTAGTATTTAGATAGTGGGTTGtatagagggcaggagagagacaggacagagggagTGTTAGTATTTAGATAGTGGGTTGtatagagggcaggagagagacaggacagagggagTGTTAGTATTTAGATAGTGGTTGTatagaggcaggagagagacaggacagagggagTGTTAGTATTTAGATAGTGGGTTGtatagagggcaggagagagacaggacagagggagTGTTAGTATTTAGATAGTGGGTTGtatagagggcaggagagagacaggacagagggagTGTTAGTATTTAGATAGTGGTTGTTtatagaggacaggagagagacaggacagaggaggTTAGTATTTAGATAGTGGGTTGtatagagggcaggagagagacaggacagaggaagGTTAGTATTTAGATAGTGGGTTGTatagagcgaggagagagacaggacagagggagGTTAGTATTTAGATAGTGGGTTGtatagagggcaggagagagacagTCTGCATGCTTTGAGACCATCAAACCCGGTGTAGTGAGAGATAAACACACTGACAGAGCGCAGAAGAACATCTTGAACatccacatacacaaacaaactcataatcaactccacacacacacacactgaggccaGGGCACACACAGACTTCAGTACACACTGTACCTTCACGGGCCAGCTCAGTCTAGTCTAGAATGAGACTAGCAAGGGGAAAagcttggatgagttgtaggaaGCAACTGTCCACAATATAAAACGGGCAGCAAAGCATGGCCAGTACTTCTCAACCAGAGCCAACGATGCAAATAGCAGAAGGTCCTGACTCTTTGGGTAATAACCAACGATGCAAATAGCAGAAGTTGTCCTGACTCATTGGTTAATAACCAACGATGCAAATAGCAGAAGTTGTCCTGACTCATTGGGTTAATAACCAACGATGCAAATAGCAGAAGTTTCCTGACTCGTTGAGTTAATAACCAACGATGCAAATAGCAGAAGTTGTCCTGACTCATTGAGTAATAACCAACGATGCAAATAGCAGAAGTTGTCCTGACTCTTTGAGTAATAACCAACGATGCAAATAGCAGAAGTTGTCCTGACTCTTTGGTTAATAACCAACGATGCAAATAGCAGAAGTTGTCCTGACTCTTTGGTTAATAACCAACGATGCAAATAGCAGAAGTTGTCCTGACTCATTGGGTTAATAACCAACGATGCAAATAGCAGAAGTTGTCCTGACTCGTTGAGTAATAACCAACGATGCAAAAGCAGAAGTTTCCTGACTCGTTGAGTTAATAACCAACGATGCAAATAGCAGAAGTTGTCCTGACTCATTGAGTTAATAACCAACGATGCAAATAGCAGAAGTTGTCCTGACTCATTGAGTTTATAACCAACGATGCAAATAGCAGAAGTTGTCCTGACTCATTGAGTTAATAACCAACGATGCAAATAGCAGAAATTGTCCTGACTCATTGAGTTAATAACCAACGATGCAAATGCAGAAGTTGTCCTGACTCGTTGAGTTAATAACCAACGATGCAAATAGCAAAGTTGTCCTGACTCGTTGAGTTAATAACCAACGATGCAAATAGCAGAAGTTGTCCTGACTCGTTGAGTTAATAACCAACGATGCAAATAGCAGAAGTTGTCCTGACTCGTTGAGTTAATAACCAACGATGCAAATAGCAGAAGTTGTCCTGACTCTTTGAGTTAATAACCAATGATGCAAATAGCAGAAGTTATCCTGACTCGTTGAGTTAATAACCAACGATGCAAATAGCAGAAGTTGTCCTGACTCGTTGAGTTAATAACCAACGATGCAAATAGCAGAAGTTGTCCTGACTCATTGAGTTAATAACCAACGATGCAAATAGCAGAAGTTGTCCTGACTCATTGAGTTAATAACCAACGATGCAAATAGCAGAAGTTGTCCTGACTCATTGAGTTAATAACCAACGATGCAAATAGCAGAAGTTGTCCTGACTCGTTGAGTTAATAACCAACGATGCAAATAGCAGAGATTGTCCTGACTCATTGAGTTAATAACCAACGATGCAAATAGCAGAAGTTGTCTGACTCATTGAGTTAATAACCAACGATGCAAATAGCAGAAGTTGTCCTGACTCATTGAGTTAATAAACCAACGATGCAAATAGCAGAAGTTGTCCTGACTCATTGAGTTAATAACCAACGATGCAAATAGCAGAAGTGTCCTGACTCATTGAGTTAATAAGCTCACGCCTCACTGTAGTATAGTATTCCTAAAGCCGTTAAAAGGAAAACTAAATATGTATTTCTTCTATAAAGCAAAGCATAACCAAAGACKCATTGGTTCGTCAAACAATGTATTTTTCAGGGGAAAATCRCATGACAAAGCACAACCACGTTGTAAAAGTGTTGGACGAATGTTAGTCAGCGAGCTTCTCTGGTAAGTTGAGGTTGGAGAGCGGGTGTGAGATCATATTGTTTAGGGCAGCACGCAAAAACTCAAGACCCAAAGTACCTGCATGCGATTTTTTATCCCGCAACACAAACCAAACGTCATCCACATCTCTCTGGGGTTGTGCTGGTCTCTTCTCCAGAACCCTCCTCTCAAACAGCGGTCTCTTCTCCTCAGCAACCACCACTGTGGGTTTGGGCTGAGCGGCTGGACCTTTGACAACAGTTATGTCAGTATAGTCCTGGAGACGCTCACGGAGAGCAActgatacaaacacacaaacagagctCTTATCTAAGACACAGCATCGTTAAAGTATCAGTAGAAGACCATTTTGCAATTSTCAAAAAAATTCAAACAAGCAATAGCCATCTCGATCTGCAATACAATTATTCCAAATAGATATGCRGGACAAAATTAACTGATATTTWTGGTAGTTTCAGTCTTTTGGTAGTCTCAGTCTGCAGCTAAAATGAGCAGGAAAAGCAGGGGGATAGGGGAATGAAGAGATGGGGGTACCTAATTCTTTAGGGGCAMCATCCAGCAGGACAAACCAATCATCGTccacctctatctgtctctgagGCAGTCTCTGCTGCagggttctctcctctctccagctctcctccWTTATTGTCACCCTTTTCTGGGTTCTCTGCTCTGTGCTCGTCATCATCACGTCAACCACAGGGGCAGGTCTAGTTACCACAGCAActgatacagacagacacagagtacCCAGGAGACTCAACTATGATACTCTTACCATTCACAAATTATAACGCAGAATCTGATTGTGGCCACAGCTGCACATATCTGATTAGAGACCCTTTACCACACATCATTATAAAAAAGGTATAGGGGAATGTGAAGCACAACCGAGCTCAGGATGATGCGGTCAGTGGGTACCTGTTGCATCTTCACAGGCTCTTGACGAGAGCTTCAAAGAGCGTCAACCAATcatcaccctcccctctctcttgggGAGGCAGTGTTTTCACCAGTTCAACCTCCGGTTGACGTCTGTCCTCCACCACTCTAGTGGTTCCTAGTTTTCTCCACCACAACCACTGTTCTCCGGGTACCAGCTCTATAACCTCTCTGTCTACGTGGAACGCTGAAATAAAACAAGGATAACAGGCTTGTCAAGTAATACACGATCTGGGTTCAGCGTTTTAACAAGAAAAAGACAAAAGGGGCAGACGGTGGTCAAGCAGCAATACCCTTGGCTGTGGTCAGTATCTCAGAGGGAGCGCAGTCCCAAAGCACACAACCAATCATCATCCACTTCTTTAGGTGTTACCACAGGCCCCTCCTCCATCTTAACAGTCTCTTCCATGATCCTCACGGTTTTTGGTGGTTTCTGTTCCACTGTCTCCTTCACCACCGTAAACAGCTGTGGTGCTCACATCAGAGTAAATCACCACCACAGTAACAGCTGTGGTGCTCACATCAGAGTAAATCACCACCAGCGTAACAGCTGTGGTGCTCACATTAGAGTAAATCACCACCGCCATAACAGCTGTGGTGTTCACATCAGAGTAAATCACCACCACTGTAACAGCTGTGGTGCTCACATCAGAGTAAATCACCACCACAGTAACAGCTGTGGTGCTCACATCAGAGTAAATCACCACCACCGTAACAGCTGTGGTGCTCACATCAGAGTAAATCACCACCACTGTAACAGCTGTGGTGCTCACATCAGAGTAAATCACCACCACCGTAACAGCTGTAGTGCTCACATCAGAGTAAATCACCACCACTGTAACAGCTGCGGTGCTCACATCAGAGTAAATCACCACCACTGGTGCAGCTgatagagacagaaacacagcccAACAGTCCACAAGGTATCAAGCCTTTTACTAGAACATGTAAATATGAGAGTGTATTCCTTGCCAACAGCTTTTGTGGATAGTCAACAGGCTCACACAACAATTGCGAGCCTTTGGAAGCAGGAGAAGGGTTGGTATTTGTATTTCGAGTGGCCAACAGCAAGCTTAGAAAGTACAAAGTACCTGCTATTTTAGGGGCAACATCCAGCTGCAAAAACCAATCATCATCCAGCTCTCTCTGCGGTTGTTTGCCTTACCCTCCAGGGCAACGTCTTCAGGAAGGGATCTGACTGCTTCCACCACAAACACTCCTGGTTCAGGCTCAATGGTCAGATGTTTGGCTGGCACAACCTCTGGGTATACCCTATCGCTAACAGCCAGAGAAACTGGAGcaaaaagacacacagagagcttGATATACCACAACTATTAATAGAGGGTCCTGTTGATGATTGACCAGTCATAACCCAAGAGATATCATATTCCTAAATCACACAAGAAAAAAANNNNNNNNNNNNNNNNNNNNNNNNNNNNNNNNNNNNNNNNNNNNNNNNNNNNNNNNNNNNNNNNNNNNNNNNNNNNNNNNNNNNNNNNNNNNNNNNNNNNNNNNNNNNNNNNNNNNNNNNNNNNNNNNNNNNNNNNNNNNNNNNNNNNNNNNNNNNNNNNNNNNNNNNNNNNNNNNNNNNNNNNNNNNNNNNNNNNNNNNNNNNNNNNNNNNNNNNNNNNNNNNNNNNNNNNNNNNNNNNNNNNNNNNNNNNNNNNNNNNNNNNNNNNNNNNNNNNNNNNNNNNNNNNNNNNNNNNNNNNNNNNNNNNNNNNNNNNNNNNNNNNNNNNNNNNNNNNNNNNNNNNNNNNNNNNNNNNNNNNNNNNNNNNNNNNNNNNNNNNNNNNNNNNNNNNNNNNNNNNNNNNNNNNNNNNNNNNNNNNNNNNNNNNNNNNNNNNNNNNNNNNNNNNNNNNNNNNNNNNNNNNNNNNNNNNNNNNNNNNNNNNNNNNNNNNNNNNNNNNNNNNNNNNNNNNNNNNNNNNNNNNNNNNNNNNNNNNNNNNNNNNNNNNNNNNNNNNNNNNNNNNNNNNNNNNNNNNNNNNNNNNNNNNNNNNNNNNNNNNNNNNNNNNNNNNNNNNNNNNNNNNNNNNNNNNNNNNNNNNNNNNNNNNNNNNNNNNNNNNNNNNNNNNNNNNNNNNNNNNNNNNNNNNNNNNNNNNNNNNNNNNNNNNNNNNNNNNNNNNNNNNNNNNNNNNNNNNNNNNNNNNNNNNNNNNNNNNNNNNNNNNNNNNNNNNNNNNNNNNNNNNNNNNNNNNNNNNNNNNNNNNNNNNNNNNNNNNNNNNNNNNNNNNNNNNNNNNNNNNNNNNNNNNNNNNNNNNNNNNNNNNNNNNNNNNNNNNNNNNNNNNNNNNNNNNNNNNNNNNNNNNNNNNNNNNNNNNNNNNNNNNNNNNNNNNNNNNNNNNNNNNNNNNNNNNNNNNNNNNNNNNNNNNNNNNNNNNNNNNNNNNNNNNNNNNNNNNNNNNNNNNNNNNNNNNNNNNNNNNNNNNNNNNNNNNNNNNNNNNNNNNNNNNNNNNNNNNNNNNNNNNNNNNNNNNNNNNNNNNNNNNNNNNNNNNNNNNNNNNNNNNNNNNNNNNNNNNNNNNNNNNNNNNNNNNNNNNNNNNNNNNNNNNNNNNNNNNNNNNNNNNNNNNNNNNNNNNNNNNNNNNNNNNNNNNNNNNNNNNNNNNNNNNNNNNNNNNNNNNNNNNNNNNNNNNNNNNNNNNNNNNNNNNNNNNNNNNNNNNNNNNNNNNNNNNNNNNNNNNNNNNNNNNNNNNNNNNNNNNNNNNNNNNNNNNNNNNNNNNNNNNNNNNNNNNNNNNNNNNNNNNNNNNNNNNNNNNNNNNNNNNNNNNNNNNNNNNNNNNNNNNNNNNNNNNNNNNNNNNNNNNNNNNNNNNNNNNNNNNNNNNNNNNNNNNNNNNNNNNNNNNNNNNNNNNNNNNNNNNNNNNNNNNNNNNNNNNNNNNNNNNNNNNNNNNNNNNNNNNNNNNNNNNNNNNNNNNNNNNNNNNNNNNNNNNNNNNNNNNNNNNNNNNNNNNNNNNNNNNNNNNNNNNNNNNNNNNNNNNNNNNNNNNNNNNNNNNNNNNNNNNNNNNNNNNNNNNNNNNNNNNNNNNNNNNNNNNNNNNNNNNNNNNNNNNNNNNNNNNNNNNNNNNNNNNNNNNNNNNNNNNNNNNNNNNNNNNNNNNNNNNNNNNNNNNNNNNNNNNNNNNNNNNNNNNNNNNNNNNNNNNNNNNNNNNNNNNNNNNNNNNNNNNNNNNNNNNNNNNNNNNNNNNNNNNNNNNNNNNNNNNNNNNNNNNNNNNNNNNNNNNNNNNNNNNNNNNNNNNNNNNNNNNNNNNNNNNNNNNNNNNNNNNNNNNNNNNNNNNNNNNNNNNNNNNNNNNNNNNNNNNNNNNNNNNNNNNNNNNNNNNNNNNNNNNNNNNNNNNNNNNNNNNNNNNNNNNNNNNNNNNNNNNNNNNNNNNNNNNNNNNNNNNNNNNNNNNNNNNNNNNNNNNNNNNNNNNNNNNNNNNNNNNNNNNNNNNNNNNNNNNNNNNNNNNNNNNNNNNNNNNNNNNNNNNNNNNNNNNNNNNNNNNNNNNNNNNNNNNNNNNNNNNNNNNNNNNNNNNNNNNNNNNNNNNNNNNNNNNNNNNNNNNNNNNNNNNNNNNNNNNNNNNNNNNNNNNNNNNNNNNNNNNNNNNNNNNNNNNNNNNNNNNNNNNNNNNNNNNNNNNNNNNNNNNNNNNNNNNNNNNNNNNNNNNNNNNNNNNNNNNNNNNNNNNNNNNNNNNNNNNNNNNNNNNNNNNNNNNNNNNNNNNNNNNNNNNNNNNNNNNNNNNNNNNNNNNNNNNNNNNNNNNNNNNNNNNNNNNNNNNNNNNNNNNNNNNNNNNNNNNNNNNNNNNNNNNNNNNNNNNNNNNNNNNNNNNNNNNNNNNNNNNNNNNNNNNNNNNNNNNNNNNNNNNNNNNNNNNNNNNNNNNNNNNNNNNNNNNNNNNNNNNNNNNNNNNNNNNNNNNNNNNNNNNNNNNNNNNNNNNNNNNNNNNNNNNNNNNNNNNNNNNNNNNNNNNNNNNNNNNNNNNNNNNNNNNNNNNNNNNNNNNNNNNNNNNNNNNNNNNNNNNNNNNNNNNNNNNNNNNNNNNNNNNNNNNNNNNNNNNNNNNNNNNNNNNNNNNNNNNNNNNNNNNNNNNNNNNNNNNNNNNNNNNNNNNNNNNNNNNNNNNNNNNNNNNNNNNNNNNNNNNNNNNNNNNNNNNNNNNNNNNNNNNNNNNNNNNNNNNNNNNNNNNNNNNNNNNNNNNNNNNNNNNNNNNNNNNNNNNNNNNNNNNNNNNNNNNNNNNNNNNNNNNNNNNNNNNNNNNNNNNNNNNNNNNNNNNNNNNNNNNNNNNNNNNNNNNNNNNNNNNNNNNNNNNNNNNNNNNNNNNNNNNNNNNNNNNNNNNNNNNNNNNNNNNNNNNNNNNNNNNNNNNNNNNNNNNNNNNNNNNNNNNNNNNNNNNNNNNNNNNNNNNNNNNNNNNNNNNNNNNNNNNNNNNNNNNNNNNNNNNNNNNNNNNNNNNNNNNNNNNNNNNNNNNNNNNNNNNNNNNNNNNNNNNNNNNNNNNNNNNNNNNNNNNNNNNNNNNNNNNNNNNNNNNNNNNNNNNNNNNNNNNNNNNNNNNNNNNNNNNNNNNNNNNNNNNNNNNNNNNNNNNNNNNNNNNNNNNNNNNNNNNNNNNNNNNNNNNNNNNNNNNNNNNNNNNNNNNNNNNNNNNNNNNNNNNNNNNNNNNNNNNNNNNNNNNNNNNNNNNNNNNNNNNNNNNNNNNNNNNNNNNNNNNNNNNNNNNNNNNNNNNNNNNNNNNNNNNNNNNNNNNNNNNNNNNNNNNNNNNNNNNNNNNNNNNNNNNNNNNNNNNNNNNNNNNNNNNNNNNNNNNNNNNNNNNNNNNNNNNNNNNNNNNNNNNNNNNNNNNNNNNNNNNNNNNNNNNNNNNNNNNNNNNNNNNNNNNNNNNNNNNNNNNNNNNNNNNNNNNNNNNNNNNNNNNNNNNNNNNNNNNNNNNNNNNNNNNNNNNNNNNNNNNNNNNNNNNNNNNNNNNNNNNNNNNNNNNNNNNNNNNNNNNNNNNNNNNNNNNNNNNNNNNNNNNNNNNNNNNNNNNNNNNNNNNNNNNNNNNNNNNNNNNNNNNNNNNNNNNNNNNNNNNNNNNNNNNNNNNNNNNNNNNNNNNNNNNNNNNNNNNNNNNNNNNNNNNNNNNNNNNNNNNNNNNNNNNNNNNNNNNNNNNNNNNNNNNNNNNNNNNNNNNNNNNNNNNNNNNNNNNNNNNNNNNNNNNNNNNNNNNNNNNNNNNNNNNNNNNNNNNNNNNNNNNNNNNNNNNNNNNNNNNNNNNNNNNNNNNNNNNNNNNNNNNNNNNNNNTTCAGATACTGGAAGATAATTGAAATTACTACACAAAGCAATGTAGCTGAAGCCCTTCTCTTGGTGGAAGTCAAATGTCTTGTTAGTTATTCTTATTTGAAAGTATTCTGCAGCGTATGAAGCTCAGGGGAGATGTTGTTCATAATGTGTGGGACTGGGAAGCAGTGCATGAAAATCATGGAAATACCTGACGGAATCACAGATGGTTCTCTGGGAACAATGTCCAGCAGGACAACCCAGtcatcttccatctctctctgtgactgtgaCGGTTTCTGTTCCAGACGGCTCTGGTCTTCCTGTAACTCCATCTCCTCCACTACAGtcaccctgctctcctctctctgcactaCTGTCATCACTTTAACCATGGAAGAGATGGTTTCCTCTACGTACACCTGAACTTGCTCTTGCAAAGAAGCTGATACATAAAGACACAATGAACCGTGAGAGACATGAAGTTCAAAGCCTAGTTGATGATTAATCAGTCATTGAAGCCCAGTTGTTTCAATCCCTAAAATACCAAATAATTGAGGCATGGCACAAGCAGCAGGGCTTTGATGAAAGTTCTTCATACCTGAAACTGGTGTGGTGGTACACCTGAAGGAACACGATCAGCCAGGTCCAAGAGCATACACCAATCATTCTCCTGCATTTGCCACGGTCTCCGTCCTTCCACCAACCCCCTTTCAGGCTGTTGCTGTGTGGCCTCCACTTCAATGCATTCCCTCTCTGGTGCTCTCTGCTCGACCGTGTCTACTAACACCACAGAGAATCTTGTGGAGACCACAGGCACCAGAGCGGAGTCGACTGGCATGACTGACAAAGTAGAGACAGCAGTTCTCTCAGCCACACAAATCCATACCGTACCAAAGGTTTATCTTTCAATTGAAATGGCAATTGTTGTAAAACACACGAGCTGGTTAGCTTTGCGGAGGGAATGTTCGAGATGGAATTGTCAGTAATTGTGTGGTGGTGGTAAAGCAAGCGTTTCCATTACGGTTTCAACGGTGACGGGGAGAAGCaaagctgattggttgatggGACGTACCTGGAGGCTTATAAAGAGTCTATGTGGGAGGCTGTCCAGCAGCACAACCCAATCGTCCTTGTCTTCTGGCTGGGATGCTGCATATTCACTTCCAcgacctcttcttcttcttctcttgggGCTTCTCCATTTGTCTGACTCTATGGGAACCCTCTccacatcctttctgaatttcacCAAAACTTCCCCCTCTGTATAAAAACCATCTCCCAGCCTTTCCTCTGATAAAATGTCCTCTGATGACTTTTCCTCGAGTGTCTTCTGTGTCTCCTCATTTCTTCCACTATTCTCactgttttcttgttttcttcACAGTCTGCTCTCCCTCTGGCACCCTTTCCTCCGACATCTGCCGCATCTATCCTCTAGACCTCCTTTCACCTCTATCAATCCCTTGCCTGAAACCTTCCCCtgttccactctctcctcctgtttTCTCTCCCTGACCTTTTCCTGTTCTTGACACTCCTGTTCTTGGAGCCACTGCTGAATTGTAACTACCGGTAACCCTAACTTCTCTGCCGCAAATAGTTCATTGAATTTCACCATAAGTTGTCCTTCTTTATAAAAGTGGCCTCCTATCTGGTCCCTTGACAACCTCTCAGATGCTTTCTTCTCTAGTTCATCTGGAAGACTCTCATCCTGTGTCACTATAGtcaccttcttcctcctcctttccactcttatctctcctctcctttcctcaagCCCTCTGGCAACCCTTCCTCCAAAGCCTTACGCTTCCTCTCCTCTAACCATCCTTCATCCTCTTTCAATCCCTCGTCTGAAACATCCAccgtctccctcctccatctctccttgttGCCCATCTCTTTCACTATAGTCACACTATTCTGGGTCCTCCACTCTACTCTCCGTACCACAGAGGAGGTGCTCGCCACATTTGACCACCCTTCTTCAGATTCCTCTGCCTCTTCCATACTCTCCTCTTTTAGTCCCTCATCTTCCCCTGACTCATCTGGCAGCAATCCTTTGAGAAACACCTCCCTTATCTGCTCCTCCAACTCATCTACTTCCTCCACATTCTCTTCCGCTGCCTCTACACCTCCTCTCTACTCCCCCCCTCCTGttctacccctccctcctcccgctgctgcctggcctccacctcctcctgtaTCCTCTCCTCCAGCTCATCCACCTCCTGCAGCCGTTCTTCCAGAACCTTCACCTCCCTCAGTCTCTCATCCAGCACCTCTACCTCCCTCAGCTTCTCCACCAGGAACACTCCTTCCTGGAGCCTCTTgatcacctccctcctctcctgcctaGTCTCCTCCTTCTCCAGGGAGACCGGGGGAGAGACTGAGGGGGCAGATTGGGGTTATCAGTATAGGAAGAACAGGAGTGTAACCTATTCAGTGAGGTGAAACTTCagaatgttacagacagaaatgATGATTCCCTGTTCTACCAGACAGACAAATCATGTCTGTTCTGCAAAACTCTATTTCTTTGCTAATGAACAACAGCTAGTGAATGTATATAGTATGACGACTCACATGGAGGTGTGTCTACAAACTCAAAGCTGCGGTCCAACTGCATGACCCAGTCATCACTTGTTCCTGCCTTGGCTGTAGCAGCCTCTCCAGAATGTTGGCCGTGGCCACCTTTGCCACCTTGGCAGAGCGGTATTTGACTGAGGACATCACAGAAACATTTAGAACAGAGCGGATCCCTTACATATAGAAAAATAACGTAGCCTCGTTGAAGCACACAGTATCACAGCTCTACATCAATGAGGGCCAAGCACCATTGATAAGATAGCAACATTAAATAAGCCAGTACATGACAGAGCAACATCTTTAAAGATGTCATCGCGGTCGGTGGCGAGCttagaaggttcaccttccatcactGTCA is drawn from Salvelinus sp. IW2-2015 unplaced genomic scaffold, ASM291031v2 Un_scaffold2120, whole genome shotgun sequence and contains these coding sequences:
- the LOC112073002 gene encoding uncharacterized protein isoform X1; this encodes MVKVMTVVQREESRVTVVEEMELQEDQSRLEQKPSQSQREMEDDWVVLLDIVPREPSVIPSVSLAVSDRVYPEVVPAKHLTIEPEPGVFVVEAVRSLPEDVALEAFHVDREVIELVPGEQWLWWRKLGTTRVVEDRRQPEVELVKTLPPQERGEGDDWLTLFEALVKSL
- the LOC112073002 gene encoding glutactin isoform X2; the encoded protein is MQLDRSFEFVDTPPFSPPVSLEKEETRQERREVIKRLQEGVFLVEKLREVEVLDERLREVKVLEERLQEVDELEERIQEEVEARQQREEGGVEQEGGSREEV